One Xenopus tropicalis strain Nigerian chromosome 8, UCB_Xtro_10.0, whole genome shotgun sequence genomic window carries:
- the LOC100485303 gene encoding fructose-1,6-bisphosphatase 1-like, producing MSDQSPFNTDVITLTRFVMEEGRKAKGTGELTQLLNSICTAVKAISSAVRKAGLANLCGIAGSTNVTGDQVKKLDVLSNDLVVNMLKSSYSTCVLVSEEDQHALIVEPEKRGKYVVCFDPLDGSSNIECLASIGSIFAVYRKVSEGEPSEKDALQPGRNIVAAGYALYGSATMMVLATQYGVNCFMLDPAIGEFILVNKDVKIKKKGNIYSLNEGYAKYCDQAVTEYVQRKKFPEDGSSPYGARYVGSMVADVHRTLVYGGIFLYPANTKSPKGKLRLLYECNPMAYIMEKAGGMATNGLEPVLDVVPESIHQRMPIVLGSSDDVQEYMDLYKKYAGK from the exons ATGAGCGACCAGTCTCCGTTCAACACCGATGTCATTACCCTGACTCGCTTCGTGATGGAAGAGGGCAGGAAAGCCAAGGGTACAGGGGAGCTAACCCAACTACTTAACTCAATCTGCACCGCTGTAAAAGCTATTTCTTCCGCCGTGCGCAAAGCTGGGCTGGCCAACCT CTGTGGGATTGCTGGATCCACCAATGTGACGGGAGACCAAGTGAAAAAACTTGATGTCCTCTCCAATGACCTGGTTGTCAACATGTTGAAATCATCATACAGTACCTGTGTCCTTGTGTCTGAAGAGGACCAGCATGCCCTTATTGTGGAGCCTGAGAAACGG GGAAAATATGTGGTCTGTTTTGATCCTTTGGATGGCTCCTCAAACATTGAATGCCTTGCTTCTATTGGTAGCATTTTCGCTGTCTACAGAAAG GTATCTGAGGGAGAGCCTTCGGAAAAGGATGCCTTACAACCAGGGCGCAATATTGTTGCAGCGGGCTATGCTCTCTATGGTAGTGCCACCATGATGGTCCTTGCCACACAATATGGTGTGAACTGTTTCATGCTTGACCCT GCAATCGGAGAGTTCATTCTAGTTAACAAAGACGTGAAAATTAAAAAGAAAGGCAATATCTATAGTCTCAACGAGGGCTATGCCAAATACTGTGATCAGGCAGTTACTGAATATGTGCAGAGGAAGAAATTCCCAGAG GATGGGAGCTCACCATACGGTGCAAGATACGTTGGATCAATGGTGGCAGATGTTCATCGAACTTTAGTATATGGCGGAATTTTTTTGTATCCTGCTAATACAAAGAGCCCAAAAGGAAAG CTGAGGCTTCTGTATGAGTGTAACCCTATGGCTTATATCATGGAGAAGGCTGGGGGAATGGCTACTAATGGACTTGAACCAGTGCTGGATGTAGTTCCTGAGAGCATCCACCAGAGAATGCCAATAGTTCTGGGCTCCTCAGATGATGTGCAGGAATATATGGATCTTTACAAGAAATATGCGGGCAAGTAG